One window of the Labilibaculum sp. genome contains the following:
- a CDS encoding TonB-dependent receptor produces MRKIACFTLIMLLGWQVSWAQDLLVKGVVTGAEDGLTIPGVSVVVKGTTNGTTTDFDGKYEIKVGADAILVFSYIGMKPFEASVGAQTELNVALQTDNFAMDEVVVVGYGVQKKSDITGSVASISAKDLEDQPVSNGAALLQGRAAGVMVTQTSGAPGAGLSVRVRGTGTVNNSSPLYVVDGIFLDDISSLNPSDFKSLEVLKDASATAIYGSRGANGVVLITTKTGNTKDVKVQMELMTGLQSVWNKPDLMNTQDWLATYNAAQTNAAAFTGSSAYKPLILQSPSDNTGKTTDWFDEVTRVGKIYKTNVTLSKGDESSNTLFSAGYFKNEGVVLNSKYERINARLNNNYNIGSKIKAGINVSLSHSNTDQVNGNAINGILTLAQRMDPITPVYQESGEYASTPYSDLANPVAILNRDVRENSALLILANSYLQVEPIKNLFVKSSVSLNVSRSKEKTYLPSYDYGNEKNITNSLSKTTREFNGFLSENTISYSMDIEDHSISLLAGFTAEKNKSEYLGASRNNIPNDNEELQYISASTDLESTNASNSGVDTRMYSYLGRVNYNYADTYFLTASFRRDGSSVFGPDKRFGNFPSMSLGWKLRNEKFMDFLPEDVVNRIKVRAGWGRVGNAKIDPYSFASTVQSKDALLEYSYVFGDKEQAGAAPVKMANLKVQWETVESTNFGLDLAFFNDKLTFSADYFKKETKDMLVQVPIPQYAGYDGSPYVNAGTVENKGFELNLGYRGKIGSDFKYSVNVNASHVDNEVTSLGGGVPIWSGNVSLVGNVTRTAEGSPIGAFYGYQVDGVFQTDAEVASSAQSAEPIGAGDFRFKDQWTDKDNDGVMEAPDGVINGDDRVQIGDPNPDLFYGVNIDLSYKGFDLSMFFQGVTGNEIFNGFKYYNYADIKRFALASDYKNHWTAQNNSNEMFGLNASTVEKNLRASDFYVEDGSYLRLKNIQLGYTFKDLTPWMSNLRVYFSGQNVFTITNYSGLDPEIGAASSTSPSLTQGIDYGTYPQARIFSIGANLTF; encoded by the coding sequence ATGAGAAAAATTGCATGCTTTACGTTAATCATGCTTCTTGGCTGGCAGGTATCCTGGGCACAGGATTTGCTGGTTAAAGGTGTGGTTACCGGTGCAGAAGACGGGTTAACTATCCCGGGCGTTTCGGTTGTAGTAAAAGGTACAACCAACGGAACAACTACCGATTTTGATGGAAAATATGAAATCAAAGTTGGAGCGGATGCCATTTTGGTATTCTCTTACATTGGAATGAAACCATTTGAGGCCAGTGTTGGTGCTCAAACAGAATTAAATGTTGCGTTGCAAACCGATAATTTTGCAATGGACGAAGTTGTAGTGGTTGGTTATGGTGTTCAGAAAAAAAGTGATATTACAGGTTCGGTTGCAAGTATTAGTGCAAAGGATTTGGAAGATCAGCCGGTTTCAAACGGAGCAGCTCTTCTTCAGGGACGTGCTGCCGGTGTGATGGTAACGCAAACTTCCGGTGCTCCAGGTGCAGGTTTATCAGTTAGAGTTCGTGGAACAGGTACTGTGAATAATTCATCGCCTCTTTATGTTGTTGACGGTATTTTTCTGGATGATATTTCTAGTTTAAATCCAAGTGATTTTAAGAGTCTTGAGGTGTTGAAAGATGCGTCAGCAACCGCTATTTATGGTTCAAGAGGTGCAAACGGTGTTGTTTTAATTACAACCAAAACTGGTAATACCAAGGATGTGAAAGTTCAAATGGAATTAATGACCGGACTTCAAAGCGTTTGGAATAAACCAGATTTAATGAATACGCAAGATTGGTTGGCTACTTATAATGCAGCTCAAACAAATGCTGCGGCTTTTACAGGTTCGAGTGCTTACAAACCATTAATCCTTCAATCTCCATCTGACAATACAGGAAAAACTACTGATTGGTTCGATGAGGTGACACGTGTTGGGAAAATCTACAAAACGAATGTTACCTTATCAAAAGGAGATGAATCTTCAAATACTTTATTCAGTGCGGGATATTTTAAAAATGAAGGTGTTGTTTTGAATTCTAAGTACGAGAGAATCAATGCGCGTTTAAATAATAATTACAATATTGGTTCAAAAATCAAAGCAGGTATTAATGTTTCATTATCGCATTCCAATACCGATCAGGTTAATGGAAATGCCATTAATGGCATTTTAACTCTTGCTCAAAGAATGGATCCTATAACTCCGGTTTATCAGGAGTCGGGAGAATATGCTTCTACTCCGTATTCTGATTTGGCAAATCCAGTTGCTATATTAAACAGAGATGTTAGAGAGAATTCTGCTCTTTTGATTCTGGCAAATTCTTATTTACAGGTTGAACCAATTAAGAATTTGTTCGTTAAATCATCTGTAAGCCTAAATGTTTCAAGATCGAAGGAGAAGACTTATTTGCCTTCTTATGATTATGGGAATGAAAAGAACATCACCAATAGTTTATCAAAAACTACCAGGGAGTTTAATGGATTCTTAAGTGAGAATACAATTTCTTACAGTATGGATATTGAAGACCATAGTATTAGTTTGTTAGCTGGTTTTACTGCTGAGAAAAACAAATCCGAATATTTGGGAGCTTCTCGTAATAATATTCCAAACGATAATGAGGAATTGCAGTATATTTCTGCTTCTACTGATTTGGAAAGTACAAATGCTTCGAATTCTGGTGTAGATACAAGAATGTACTCCTACTTAGGTAGAGTAAATTATAATTATGCAGACACCTATTTTCTAACTGCATCTTTCCGTCGTGATGGTTCTTCTGTTTTTGGTCCTGATAAGCGATTTGGAAATTTCCCTTCAATGTCTTTAGGATGGAAATTGAGAAATGAAAAATTCATGGATTTCTTACCGGAAGATGTGGTAAACAGAATAAAAGTAAGAGCTGGTTGGGGACGTGTTGGGAATGCTAAGATTGATCCATATTCATTTGCTTCCACAGTTCAAAGTAAAGATGCTTTGTTAGAGTATAGCTATGTTTTTGGGGATAAAGAACAAGCGGGAGCTGCTCCTGTAAAGATGGCCAATTTAAAAGTTCAGTGGGAAACGGTAGAATCTACAAATTTCGGATTGGATCTGGCATTTTTTAATGACAAGTTGACTTTTTCTGCTGATTATTTTAAGAAAGAAACCAAGGATATGTTGGTGCAGGTGCCAATCCCTCAGTATGCTGGTTACGATGGAAGTCCGTATGTTAATGCTGGTACTGTTGAAAACAAAGGTTTTGAATTAAATCTGGGTTACCGTGGTAAAATTGGAAGTGATTTTAAATATTCAGTTAATGTAAATGCGTCTCATGTAGATAATGAAGTAACCAGTCTTGGTGGCGGAGTTCCTATTTGGAGTGGTAATGTGAGTTTGGTAGGTAATGTTACCAGAACGGCTGAGGGATCTCCTATTGGAGCATTCTATGGTTATCAGGTTGATGGAGTTTTTCAAACAGATGCTGAAGTTGCATCAAGTGCTCAGTCGGCAGAACCTATTGGTGCAGGTGATTTTAGATTTAAAGATCAGTGGACTGATAAAGATAATGATGGTGTAATGGAAGCTCCTGATGGAGTCATCAATGGTGATGACCGTGTGCAGATTGGTGATCCAAATCCGGATTTGTTTTATGGAGTGAACATTGATTTGTCATACAAAGGTTTTGATTTATCCATGTTCTTCCAAGGAGTAACGGGTAATGAAATATTCAATGGGTTTAAATATTACAATTACGCGGATATCAAAAGATTTGCATTGGCTTCCGATTATAAAAATCACTGGACTGCTCAGAATAACTCAAATGAAATGTTTGGATTAAACGCTTCTACAGTTGAGAAAAACCTGAGAGCTTCCGATTTTTATGTGGAAGATGGTTCGTATTTGCGCTTAAAAAACATTCAATTGGGTTATACTTTTAAAGATCTTACTCCTTGGATGTCCAATCTGCGTGTATACTTCTCTGGTCAGAATGTATTTACAATTACAAATTATTCTGGTTTGGATCCTGAAATTGGAGCTGCTAGTTCTACCAGTCCATCATTAACTCAAGGTATTGATTATGGAACTTATCCACAAGCTAGAATTTTTTCAATAGGAGCTAATTTAACTTTCTAA
- a CDS encoding dipeptide epimerase, whose translation MAIDRRKFLGNTGLLAGAAFLLPAMNSCGGAGTGKLKHSGTGLKLSFVPYELALKHVFTIASFSRTTTPVMLTKIEWDGVVGYGEASMPPYLGESHETATKFLSSVNLKQFSDPFRLSEILSYVDAVAEGNCAAKASIDIALHDLIGKLLEKPWFKIWGYSQENTPVTTFTIGMDKPDVVIEKVKEASPYKMLKVKIGRGTDEEMINTIRKITNVPLCVDVNQGWKDKQEALDKIHWLKEQGVVFVEQPMDKYNLEDMAWLTQHSPLPVIADEAIQRLDDVAKLHGVYSGINIKLMKCTGMREAHKMMNAARSLDMKVMVGCMTETSCGVSAAAQLSPMVDWADLDGNLLISNDPFKGIEILGGKVILPNRPGIGVIKI comes from the coding sequence ATGGCAATAGATAGAAGAAAGTTTTTAGGAAACACAGGCTTGTTGGCTGGAGCTGCATTTTTGCTTCCGGCGATGAATTCTTGCGGAGGAGCAGGAACAGGCAAATTAAAACATTCAGGAACAGGATTGAAACTTAGTTTTGTGCCATATGAATTGGCGTTGAAACATGTATTTACCATTGCATCTTTTTCCAGAACAACCACCCCGGTTATGCTTACCAAAATTGAGTGGGATGGAGTTGTTGGTTATGGAGAAGCTTCTATGCCTCCTTATTTGGGTGAATCGCATGAGACTGCAACGAAATTTCTAAGCAGTGTAAATTTGAAACAGTTCTCTGATCCTTTTCGCCTGAGTGAAATACTAAGCTATGTAGATGCTGTTGCTGAAGGAAATTGTGCGGCAAAGGCGTCAATTGATATCGCTTTGCACGATTTGATCGGGAAATTATTGGAAAAACCATGGTTTAAAATCTGGGGTTACAGTCAGGAAAACACTCCGGTAACCACATTTACCATTGGAATGGATAAACCTGATGTAGTAATTGAAAAAGTGAAAGAAGCTTCTCCTTATAAAATGTTAAAAGTGAAAATTGGTCGTGGTACCGATGAGGAGATGATTAATACAATTCGCAAAATTACAAATGTGCCTTTGTGTGTGGATGTGAATCAGGGATGGAAAGACAAACAAGAGGCTTTAGATAAAATTCATTGGTTAAAAGAACAAGGAGTTGTTTTTGTTGAGCAGCCAATGGACAAATACAATTTGGAAGATATGGCTTGGCTAACTCAGCACAGTCCCTTGCCTGTAATTGCTGATGAAGCCATTCAGCGATTGGATGATGTGGCAAAATTACATGGAGTTTATTCCGGAATTAATATCAAATTGATGAAGTGTACCGGAATGAGAGAAGCTCATAAAATGATGAATGCAGCCCGTTCTTTGGATATGAAAGTGATGGTAGGATGCATGACGGAAACGTCTTGTGGTGTTAGTGCGGCAGCCCAACTGTCGCCTATGGTTGATTGGGCGGATTTGGATGGAAACTTATTAATATCAAATGATCCTTTTAAAGGAATTGAGATTCTCGGCGGGAAAGTAATTTTACCAAACCGTCCGGGAATTGGAGTCATAAAAATATAA
- a CDS encoding SH3 domain-containing C40 family peptidase, which produces MKNKFWLVIIFIGFACSNNSKLLQQANQISQTVKLQIAPDGREAIFNPVFSVNKDNGLVVSGETSLSEAKLALFSTLEALEVHLVDSLVVLPEKKLGDKNWGVINLSVVNLRAFPKHSAELVSQSIMGTPVRLLKEENGWYQIQTPDKYIAWVDGAAIAQKTESEMQAWRNSTRIIFIPDFEVVKDPEQNKVVTDIVAGAILEVEKENRNSYDLSLPDGRKIQIEKSNCELFSEWKNRELIDVSLLTKAAKQFIGRPYLWGGTSAKGVDCSGFVKSVYFINGIILARDASLQFLHGDIISPEQGFLKLAEGDLVFFGRAETDEKPMKVTHVGMYMNHGEYIHSSGRVRINSFEPEAENYNDYRSITWLGGRRVLSRIGESGICRVSEHPWY; this is translated from the coding sequence ATGAAAAATAAATTTTGGTTAGTTATTATTTTTATTGGTTTTGCTTGTAGTAACAATTCAAAATTGTTGCAGCAGGCAAACCAAATTTCTCAAACTGTAAAGTTGCAGATTGCACCGGATGGTAGAGAAGCAATATTTAATCCTGTTTTTTCTGTTAATAAGGATAATGGATTAGTGGTTAGTGGAGAAACATCTCTGTCGGAGGCAAAGTTAGCTTTGTTCTCAACTCTGGAAGCCTTGGAAGTTCATTTGGTAGATAGCTTGGTTGTACTTCCTGAGAAAAAATTAGGGGATAAAAATTGGGGAGTAATCAACTTAAGTGTTGTGAACTTAAGAGCTTTCCCAAAGCATTCGGCAGAGCTTGTTTCGCAATCAATAATGGGAACACCGGTTAGGTTGTTAAAAGAAGAGAATGGCTGGTATCAGATACAGACTCCTGACAAATATATTGCTTGGGTTGATGGAGCTGCAATTGCTCAAAAAACAGAGTCTGAGATGCAGGCCTGGAGAAATTCGACAAGAATAATTTTTATTCCTGATTTTGAAGTTGTGAAAGATCCTGAGCAAAATAAAGTAGTTACCGATATAGTTGCAGGAGCGATTTTAGAAGTTGAAAAAGAAAATCGGAACAGTTATGATTTGAGTTTACCTGATGGAAGAAAAATTCAAATTGAAAAATCGAATTGTGAATTGTTTTCTGAATGGAAAAACCGGGAGTTAATTGATGTTTCTCTTTTAACTAAAGCGGCGAAGCAATTTATTGGCCGTCCTTATTTGTGGGGAGGGACTTCAGCAAAGGGAGTCGATTGCAGCGGATTTGTAAAATCGGTTTATTTTATAAATGGGATTATTTTGGCCCGTGATGCGTCATTGCAGTTTCTTCATGGCGATATCATTTCTCCTGAGCAAGGGTTTTTAAAGTTGGCGGAAGGAGATTTGGTTTTTTTCGGAAGAGCAGAGACTGATGAGAAACCAATGAAAGTTACTCATGTTGGAATGTATATGAATCATGGAGAATATATTCATTCTTCAGGCAGGGTTCGGATTAATAGTTTTGAGCCTGAAGCCGAAAATTATAATGATTACCGATCGATTACCTGGTTAGGAGGACGACGGGTTTTAAGTAGAATTGGAGAGTCTGGCATTTGTAGGGTTTCCGAGCATCCATGGTATTAA
- a CDS encoding family 10 glycosylhydrolase: protein MSKKGFIGLLLVFIAFGAMAKKNSPKREMRAVWVATVDNIDWPSKAGLSVDEQKKEMITLLDQHKKNGMNTIVFQIRPATDAFYQSPYEPWSQWLSGEQGIVPDPFYDPLQFAIKECHKRAMELHAWMNPYRAVFLYEKAKTDPEHITNLHPEWFLTYGKHKYFNPGLKETRDYVSKIVGDVVRRYDVDAIHFDDYFYPYKIAGKPFPDSLSFAQNGGKFYPNQIDDWRRDNVNCVIKQINDTIKSIKPWMPFGISPFGVWRNKDVDKSGLRTKAGQTNYDDLYADVLLWLKNDWIDYVTPQIYWHIGKKAADYRIIAKWWRKNSCGKPCYVGHGAYRLDFASKNKAWQSADQIIRQIKLNRRLKGLNGSMFFCSKNFTENRLGINEALQTEVYCSPALNLKNSNYQEAGLKAPELQLKEDVLTWDAVDGAIYYVVYQSSGKSIKNNRVFCITTSLEFEMPKQGDRMFYSVKSVDRGHFESVASNWVKAGK, encoded by the coding sequence ATGAGTAAAAAGGGATTTATAGGCTTGTTGTTGGTTTTTATTGCATTCGGTGCAATGGCTAAGAAAAATTCGCCCAAAAGAGAGATGCGTGCTGTTTGGGTGGCTACAGTTGATAATATTGACTGGCCGTCGAAAGCGGGCCTTTCTGTTGATGAGCAAAAGAAAGAAATGATCACTCTTTTGGATCAACACAAAAAGAATGGAATGAATACCATTGTATTTCAAATACGGCCGGCAACTGATGCTTTTTATCAATCGCCTTACGAGCCTTGGTCGCAATGGTTAAGTGGCGAGCAGGGAATTGTTCCGGATCCGTTTTACGATCCGTTGCAGTTTGCAATAAAGGAATGTCATAAAAGAGCGATGGAACTTCATGCATGGATGAATCCTTACCGGGCGGTATTTTTGTATGAAAAAGCAAAAACAGATCCTGAGCACATAACAAATCTGCATCCGGAATGGTTCTTAACTTACGGAAAACACAAGTATTTTAATCCGGGATTGAAGGAAACCAGAGATTACGTGTCCAAAATAGTGGGAGATGTGGTTCGTCGATATGATGTTGATGCCATTCATTTTGACGATTATTTTTATCCATACAAAATTGCAGGAAAACCATTTCCCGATTCCTTAAGTTTCGCTCAAAATGGTGGTAAATTTTATCCGAACCAAATTGATGATTGGCGGAGAGATAATGTGAATTGTGTGATTAAGCAAATTAATGATACCATCAAATCAATTAAGCCATGGATGCCTTTTGGAATTTCTCCTTTTGGAGTCTGGCGGAATAAGGATGTGGATAAATCCGGATTGAGAACCAAGGCAGGTCAAACCAATTATGATGATTTATATGCTGATGTTTTGTTGTGGTTAAAAAACGATTGGATTGATTATGTGACACCTCAAATTTATTGGCACATTGGAAAAAAGGCAGCTGATTATAGAATAATTGCGAAATGGTGGCGAAAAAACTCTTGCGGTAAGCCTTGTTATGTAGGTCATGGAGCTTATCGCTTGGACTTTGCTTCAAAAAATAAAGCATGGCAGAGTGCGGATCAAATTATCCGACAAATAAAACTAAATCGTCGATTGAAGGGATTGAATGGAAGTATGTTTTTTTGTTCAAAAAATTTCACTGAAAACCGATTAGGAATTAATGAAGCCTTACAAACAGAGGTATATTGCAGTCCTGCTTTGAATTTAAAAAACAGCAATTATCAAGAGGCTGGATTAAAAGCTCCGGAATTACAACTTAAGGAAGATGTTTTGACTTGGGATGCTGTTGATGGAGCCATTTACTATGTAGTATATCAGTCGTCAGGAAAATCAATTAAAAACAATAGAGTATTTTGTATTACAACTTCTTTGGAATTTGAAATGCCAAAACAAGGAGATAGGATGTTTTACTCAGTTAAATCAGTGGATAGAGGCCATTTTGAAAGCGTTGCCAGTAATTGGGTAAAGGCGGGAAAATAA